Proteins co-encoded in one Paracrocinitomix mangrovi genomic window:
- the deoC gene encoding deoxyribose-phosphate aldolase has translation MHKNQILTILSLIDLTTLNDNDTENVVEQLVNKANTGFENVHPAAVCVYSNFGNFAANISKTKVAVVGGCFPSGQTLIEAKAAEYKLIQQLNVDEVDIVINRGDLIASDFENVAKDVKAARSIFTNKSLKVIIESGELNAELIKKASEIAISEGADFIKTSTGKSKTGATPEAAQIMCNVIQNHFTQTGKKIGFKASGGIRTKEDADKYINIVKNTLGDEWINPSLLRIGASSLYDNLIDSLKA, from the coding sequence ATGCATAAAAATCAGATACTTACAATATTATCCCTAATTGATCTTACTACATTAAACGATAATGATACCGAAAATGTAGTGGAACAACTAGTTAATAAAGCAAATACGGGATTCGAAAATGTTCATCCTGCAGCCGTTTGTGTTTATTCAAACTTCGGGAATTTTGCAGCCAATATTTCAAAAACTAAGGTTGCCGTCGTTGGAGGATGTTTTCCAAGCGGTCAAACTTTGATTGAAGCTAAGGCGGCAGAGTACAAATTAATCCAACAACTCAACGTTGATGAAGTAGATATCGTTATCAATAGAGGTGACTTAATTGCTTCTGATTTTGAAAATGTTGCAAAGGATGTAAAAGCAGCCAGATCTATATTTACTAATAAATCATTAAAGGTAATTATAGAATCGGGCGAATTAAATGCTGAGTTAATAAAAAAAGCGAGTGAAATTGCGATATCTGAAGGTGCTGATTTTATTAAAACATCTACAGGAAAATCAAAAACCGGAGCAACACCGGAAGCCGCACAAATTATGTGTAATGTAATCCAAAACCATTTCACCCAAACAGGTAAAAAAATTGGATTCAAAGCTTCAGGTGGTATCAGAACAAAGGAAGATGCTGATAAATACATCAACATAGTTAAAAACACTTTGGGAGATGAGTGGATCAATCCTTCTCTTTTGAGAATTGGTGCAAGCTCATTATATGACAATTTAATAGACAGCCTTAAAGCCTAA
- the gcvH gene encoding glycine cleavage system protein GcvH: MNVPADLKYTKDHEWIKVDGDVATVGITDFAQSELGDIVYVEIETEGETLDQEEVFGSIEAVKTVSDLFMPVGGEVIEINEEIESNPEVINSDAYGSGWLIKVKLTDASQLDDLLSADAYKDLIG; this comes from the coding sequence ATGAATGTACCTGCAGATTTAAAATACACTAAAGATCACGAATGGATTAAAGTTGACGGTGATGTTGCAACAGTTGGAATTACTGATTTTGCTCAAAGCGAATTAGGTGATATCGTTTATGTTGAAATTGAAACTGAAGGAGAAACTTTAGACCAAGAAGAAGTTTTTGGTTCAATTGAAGCAGTAAAAACAGTATCTGATCTTTTTATGCCTGTTGGTGGAGAAGTAATTGAGATCAACGAAGAAATCGAATCAAATCCTGAAGTAATTAATAGTGATGCTTACGGATCAGGTTGGTTGATCAAAGTTAAATTAACTGATGCTTCTCAATTAGACGATCTTTTATCAGCTGATGCTTATAAAGATTTAATTGGCTAA
- the gmd gene encoding GDP-mannose 4,6-dehydratase, producing the protein MSKKVAFITGITGQDGAYLAELLLEKGYIVHGLKRRSSLFNTDRIDHLYKDKHEEGVNLFLHYGDLTDSTNLIRLVQQIKPDEIYNLAAMSHVKVSFDTPEYTANADALGTLRLLEAIRILKMEKSVKFYQASTSELYGKVMETPQSETTPFYPRSPYAVAKLYGFWIVKNYREAYGIYACNGILFNHESPLRGETFVTRKITRAVAKIKLGLQNKLYLGNLDAKRDWGHARDYVYGMWQMLQQEEAEDFVLASGETHPVREFVEKAFAEVDIKIRWEGSGINEKGINEATNEILVEVDEQYFRPTEVELLLGDPTKAKEKLGWTHKISFEELVKEMVQADVKLFERDKYLKEGGHQTFEYNE; encoded by the coding sequence ATGAGTAAAAAAGTTGCCTTTATAACGGGAATTACAGGACAAGATGGAGCCTATTTGGCTGAATTACTTCTGGAAAAAGGTTATATCGTTCATGGTCTTAAAAGAAGATCATCTTTGTTTAATACAGATAGAATTGACCATTTATACAAAGACAAACATGAAGAAGGTGTAAACTTATTTCTTCATTATGGTGATTTGACAGACTCAACTAATCTTATAAGGTTGGTACAGCAAATAAAACCTGATGAAATCTATAATCTGGCAGCAATGTCGCATGTTAAGGTTTCATTTGACACCCCTGAGTACACTGCCAATGCAGATGCCTTAGGAACCTTGAGACTTTTAGAAGCAATCAGAATTTTAAAAATGGAGAAATCTGTAAAATTCTATCAAGCCTCAACTTCAGAATTGTACGGAAAAGTAATGGAAACCCCACAATCTGAAACCACTCCTTTTTATCCAAGAAGTCCTTATGCTGTAGCAAAACTTTATGGATTTTGGATTGTTAAAAATTACCGTGAAGCTTACGGAATTTATGCATGTAATGGTATTTTGTTCAACCATGAAAGTCCATTAAGAGGAGAAACTTTTGTTACCAGAAAAATTACACGTGCCGTAGCCAAAATAAAATTAGGACTACAAAACAAACTTTATCTTGGAAACCTTGATGCAAAAAGAGACTGGGGACATGCTAGAGATTACGTTTACGGTATGTGGCAAATGCTTCAACAAGAAGAAGCAGAAGATTTTGTTTTGGCATCCGGTGAAACGCATCCGGTAAGAGAGTTTGTAGAAAAAGCTTTTGCCGAAGTAGACATTAAAATCAGATGGGAAGGAAGTGGAATTAATGAAAAAGGAATCAACGAAGCGACTAACGAAATTTTAGTTGAAGTTGACGAACAATATTTCAGACCAACTGAAGTTGAATTACTACTTGGTGATCCAACAAAAGCAAAAGAAAAATTAGGCTGGACCCATAAAATTAGTTTTGAAGAACTAGTGAAAGAAATGGTGCAGGCTGACGTCAAATTGTTTGAACGTGACAAATACCTTAAAGAAGGTGGACATCAAACATTCGAGTACAATGAATAA
- a CDS encoding 3'(2'),5'-bisphosphate nucleotidase CysQ family protein — translation MKKEWVPLIIDALYEATEAIMGVYTGNFEVIIKSDHSPVTIADKQSNVIIQNALKKTGVLIVSEESEKPPYETRKNEDIWLVDPLDGTKEFVKKNDEFAICIAYVSEHRSIFGIIADPVNRQIIFGGENIPPALISYGEEDIFSSKHHLAKLKGDKIDHIIYSRTHYTPRIDKLLEKLEHQYGHIDRILKGSALKFFDLVQDHAQLYPRLWPTMEWDIAAGNAIYSALGGEVLDFNTFAPLEYNKEDLHNPQFIAKPKELQITTDE, via the coding sequence ATGAAAAAAGAATGGGTTCCGTTAATAATTGATGCTTTATACGAAGCAACGGAAGCTATTATGGGTGTATACACAGGAAACTTTGAAGTCATAATAAAGTCTGACCATTCTCCTGTTACTATTGCTGACAAACAATCCAACGTAATAATTCAAAACGCACTAAAAAAAACAGGTGTTTTAATCGTTTCAGAAGAGTCTGAGAAACCTCCCTATGAAACTAGAAAAAATGAAGACATTTGGTTGGTTGACCCTTTGGACGGCACCAAAGAATTTGTTAAAAAAAATGACGAGTTTGCTATTTGCATAGCCTATGTAAGTGAGCACCGTTCAATTTTTGGAATCATTGCTGATCCGGTGAATAGACAAATTATTTTTGGTGGAGAAAATATACCACCTGCCCTAATTTCTTATGGAGAAGAAGACATATTTTCTTCTAAACATCATTTAGCAAAATTAAAGGGAGATAAAATAGATCATATTATCTATTCTAGAACTCACTACACACCTAGAATAGATAAACTTCTTGAAAAGTTGGAGCATCAATACGGACATATTGATAGAATATTGAAAGGAAGCGCTTTGAAGTTTTTTGATCTAGTCCAGGATCATGCCCAATTATATCCAAGATTATGGCCAACAATGGAATGGGACATTGCAGCCGGAAATGCAATCTACAGTGCTTTAGGAGGTGAAGTGTTAGATTTTAATACTTTTGCACCTTTGGAATACAATAAAGAAGATTTACACAATCCTCAATTCATAGCTAAACCAAAAGAATTACAAATTACAACAGATGAGTAA
- a CDS encoding VanZ family protein: MAKKSFFYHLPWIGWLILITVLCITPGDKLPKIEWQLITISTFAHFSMYFGLSALMLWGIYKAKKNTVSKFLNLSDFWLYIMVISIGISYGYLIELIQGNFIYQRYYDTEDIIVNGIGTIFGVLGYILIGKKLV; encoded by the coding sequence TTGGCTAAGAAAAGCTTTTTTTATCACCTTCCTTGGATTGGTTGGCTGATACTGATCACGGTACTTTGTATAACACCGGGCGATAAATTGCCAAAAATTGAATGGCAACTTATTACGATAAGCACTTTTGCCCACTTTTCAATGTACTTTGGACTTTCAGCTTTAATGCTTTGGGGGATTTACAAAGCCAAAAAAAATACAGTTTCAAAATTTTTGAACCTTTCTGATTTTTGGTTGTACATAATGGTGATATCAATTGGAATTAGCTACGGTTATTTGATAGAATTGATACAGGGAAATTTTATTTATCAACGTTATTACGACACAGAAGACATCATAGTTAACGGAATTGGTACAATTTTTGGTGTTTTAGGTTATATTTTGATAGGTAAAAAATTAGTATAA
- a CDS encoding energy transducer TonB, which produces MEKKKSSEADLERKVWVFRSLGLLIIASIVLMAFTYEAFEVEEVADVVEDDGMRDELVFDIPMDEPEPPPEEDTPPPPPPQPDEVVEVDDDVEIDEDISFDMEVTDEPILDDEPEEIVEQPIYEFADVEPAFPGGEGAMAQWLNDNIQYPQLSIEMGEQGIVYVQFVVNSDGSIEQVKVLRGVSDALDAEAKRVVKQMPKWAPGEQAGKPVRVKFTLPIHFRLG; this is translated from the coding sequence ATGGAGAAGAAAAAATCCAGTGAAGCGGATTTAGAACGCAAAGTTTGGGTGTTCCGATCTCTCGGTTTGCTTATTATCGCCTCAATTGTTTTAATGGCATTCACCTATGAAGCATTTGAAGTTGAAGAAGTTGCAGACGTAGTAGAAGATGACGGAATGCGAGATGAATTGGTATTCGATATTCCAATGGATGAACCGGAACCTCCACCAGAAGAGGACACTCCTCCTCCACCACCACCTCAACCTGACGAAGTAGTGGAAGTTGATGACGACGTAGAGATTGATGAAGACATCAGCTTTGATATGGAAGTTACTGACGAGCCTATCCTAGATGATGAGCCCGAAGAAATTGTTGAACAACCAATTTATGAATTTGCTGATGTTGAACCAGCTTTCCCAGGGGGAGAAGGTGCAATGGCACAATGGTTAAATGACAATATTCAGTATCCTCAATTATCAATTGAAATGGGTGAGCAAGGAATCGTTTATGTACAGTTCGTTGTAAACTCAGATGGATCAATTGAGCAAGTGAAAGTTTTACGTGGAGTTTCTGACGCTCTTGATGCTGAAGCAAAAAGAGTTGTTAAGCAAATGCCTAAATGGGCACCAGGTGAACAAGCAGGAAAACCTGTAAGGGTAAAATTTACTTTACCAATTCACTTTAGATTAGGATAA